Proteins encoded in a region of the Methanobrevibacter sp. genome:
- the cysE gene encoding serine O-acetyltransferase, whose amino-acid sequence MFDGLRSEIKAIKEKDPAARSTLEIFLCYPGFYALLFHRLSHWLWKHSFKLLARIISNIARFLTGIEIHPGATFGKRVFIDHGMGVVVGETAIVGDDVLIYQGVILGGTSTEKTKRHPTIENGVIIGAGAKVMGNITIGEYSKIGTGAVVLKDVPPQSTCVGVPGRIVRRRGVRPEKVDLDHNKLPDPVADAIRTLEKHLQDNDKRFEILFEKHEICLTEDIRDEQEDLEDLFKK is encoded by the coding sequence ATGTTCGATGGGTTGAGAAGTGAAATTAAAGCAATAAAAGAAAAAGATCCTGCAGCACGTTCAACATTGGAAATATTTCTGTGCTATCCTGGATTTTATGCTTTATTATTTCATAGACTTAGCCATTGGCTATGGAAACATTCATTTAAGCTTCTTGCACGTATAATATCTAACATTGCAAGATTCTTGACTGGAATTGAAATTCACCCGGGTGCAACATTTGGTAAACGCGTATTTATAGATCATGGTATGGGAGTTGTTGTTGGAGAAACAGCAATCGTGGGGGATGATGTTTTAATCTATCAGGGCGTAATTCTTGGTGGTACAAGTACAGAAAAAACAAAAAGACACCCTACAATTGAAAATGGAGTAATTATAGGTGCCGGTGCTAAGGTAATGGGTAACATCACAATTGGTGAATACTCAAAGATTGGTACAGGTGCAGTAGTCCTTAAGGATGTTCCTCCACAATCAACTTGTGTCGGCGTTCCGGGACGTATCGTAAGACGTAGAGGGGTACGCCCTGAAAAGGTTGACCTTGATCACAACAAGCTTCCAGACCCTGTTGCTGATGCAATCAGAACTCTCGAAAAACATCTTCAAGACAATGATAAAAGATTTGAGATCTTATTTGAAAAACATGAGATATGTTTGACTGAGGATATTCGGGATGAACAAGAAGATTTAGAGGATTTGTTTAAAAAATAG
- the cysS gene encoding cysteine--tRNA ligase codes for MDVYSTLTRSKQTFKTINKDRVNLFVCGPTVYDDAHIGHGRTYISFDTIKRYLEYKGYAVFYIQNITDIDDKIINRSKESGIPAHELARKFEKRYKEDMHKLNVNGVNLFARATDHVDEILDQIQRLIDKGFAYETEDGVYFEIDKFPEFGKLSNRNIEELESHRDIAETTKKNPQDFALWKKREGVDEPTWPSPWGDGRPGWHIEDTAITEYYFGPQYDAHGGGLDLIFPHHEAEITQMEAVSGKAPMVEFWLHTGFLNVNGEKMSKSLNNFITIRELLKDYAAETFRFFVLSTHYRSPIDFSKDSLHQSERSLERIRKYYELLDVEVGEEKYESDVLAPHKDEFFNSMDDDFNTPKAIAAIFGLINDTKNELDNLSAEDKMAIKAFLNDASHIFGVSFETEEVNAGSDDLLELISDVRSELRANKQYDLSDKIRDNLQGLGYDIND; via the coding sequence ATGGACGTTTATTCTACTTTAACTCGTAGTAAACAAACTTTTAAAACAATTAATAAAGATAGAGTTAACTTATTTGTTTGCGGACCAACTGTTTATGATGATGCTCATATTGGTCATGGAAGAACATACATTTCTTTTGATACAATAAAAAGATACTTGGAATATAAGGGATACGCAGTATTCTATATTCAAAATATCACAGACATTGATGATAAGATAATCAACAGATCAAAAGAAAGCGGAATTCCTGCACATGAGTTAGCCCGTAAGTTTGAAAAAAGATACAAAGAAGACATGCATAAATTAAATGTCAATGGTGTTAATTTATTCGCAAGAGCAACTGATCATGTTGATGAAATATTGGACCAAATTCAAAGATTAATTGATAAGGGTTTTGCTTATGAAACTGAAGATGGAGTATACTTCGAAATTGATAAATTCCCTGAGTTTGGAAAACTGTCAAACAGAAATATCGAAGAACTTGAATCTCACAGGGACATTGCAGAAACCACAAAGAAAAATCCGCAGGATTTTGCATTATGGAAAAAACGTGAAGGAGTAGATGAACCGACCTGGCCATCCCCATGGGGAGATGGAAGACCAGGATGGCACATTGAAGATACAGCAATCACTGAATACTACTTCGGACCGCAATATGATGCACACGGTGGAGGACTTGACTTAATATTCCCTCACCACGAAGCGGAAATCACACAAATGGAAGCGGTTTCAGGAAAAGCTCCAATGGTTGAATTCTGGCTGCACACAGGATTTTTAAACGTGAATGGAGAAAAAATGTCAAAATCTCTGAACAATTTCATCACAATCCGTGAATTACTTAAGGATTATGCAGCTGAAACTTTCAGGTTCTTTGTGCTTTCAACTCACTACAGAAGTCCGATTGACTTTTCAAAAGACTCTCTTCATCAGTCTGAAAGAAGCCTGGAGAGAATCAGAAAATACTATGAGCTTTTAGATGTTGAAGTCGGTGAAGAAAAATACGAATCTGATGTATTGGCACCTCATAAAGATGAATTCTTTAACAGCATGGATGATGATTTTAATACTCCGAAGGCTATTGCAGCAATATTCGGATTGATAAATGATACCAAAAATGAATTGGATAATTTATCTGCTGAAGATAAAATGGCTATTAAAGCATTTTTAAATGATGCAAGTCATATTTTCGGTGTAAGTTTTGAGACAGAAGAAGTCAATGCAGGTTCTGATGATTTGCTTGAATTGATTTCTGATGTAAGATCAGAGCTAAGAGCCAACAAGCAATATGATTTGTCCGATAAGATTCGTGATAACCTTCAAGGTTTAGGTTACGATATTAACGATTAA
- a CDS encoding O-acetylhomoserine aminocarboxypropyltransferase/cysteine synthase family protein: protein MSEKNYRLATLGVRAGQTPDPATGAQAVPIYQTTSYVFKDSDEAARRFALQEFGQIYSRLTNPTSDVFEARIAAIEGGNSGLATSSGLAAITYAILNVTEPGDNIVSADNLYGGTYQLFNYTFKDLAREVKFVDSQDLEAFEAAIDEKTKAIYVESIGNPKLDVPDFEAIAEIAHSHDIPLIVDNIVGVGLVRPLDHGADVIAASATKYVGGHGTAIGGYIVDSGKFNWGNGKFANFTKADPSYHGLVFWDAFGDVPELGNIAFTVRARARLLRDLGSTQAPVHSFIFLQGLESLDVRVKRHSENALKVAKFLESHPKVKWVSYPGLESHPTYEINKKYLKDNFAGILGFGVEGGEEAGRKVIEKLELFSILANIGDAKSLAIHPASTTHQQLTPEEQEATGVTPDFIRLSIGLEDADDLIEDLTQALDSI, encoded by the coding sequence ATGTCAGAAAAAAATTATAGATTAGCAACATTAGGTGTACGTGCAGGACAAACTCCAGACCCGGCGACAGGGGCTCAAGCTGTTCCTATTTATCAAACAACTTCATATGTATTTAAAGACTCAGATGAGGCTGCAAGAAGATTCGCCCTTCAAGAATTTGGACAAATTTACTCCAGATTAACAAACCCAACCAGTGATGTATTCGAAGCAAGAATTGCTGCTATCGAAGGCGGTAACTCCGGACTTGCAACATCAAGTGGTCTTGCAGCAATTACATATGCAATATTAAATGTAACAGAACCTGGAGACAACATTGTATCTGCAGACAACCTTTACGGTGGAACATACCAATTATTCAACTATACTTTCAAGGACTTAGCACGTGAAGTTAAGTTCGTTGACTCACAGGACTTAGAAGCTTTTGAAGCAGCAATCGATGAAAAAACCAAAGCAATTTATGTTGAATCAATTGGAAATCCAAAATTGGATGTACCTGACTTTGAAGCAATTGCAGAAATTGCACACTCACACGACATCCCATTGATTGTGGACAACATTGTCGGTGTAGGATTAGTAAGACCTCTAGATCATGGTGCAGATGTTATTGCAGCTTCTGCAACAAAATATGTTGGAGGACACGGTACTGCAATTGGAGGATATATCGTAGATTCAGGTAAATTCAACTGGGGTAACGGTAAATTTGCAAACTTCACAAAAGCAGATCCAAGTTACCATGGATTAGTATTTTGGGATGCATTTGGTGATGTACCAGAACTTGGAAACATTGCATTCACTGTAAGAGCAAGAGCAAGACTCTTAAGAGACTTAGGATCAACTCAAGCACCAGTACACAGCTTCATTTTCCTCCAAGGATTAGAAAGTCTTGATGTACGTGTAAAAAGACACTCTGAAAATGCACTTAAAGTAGCAAAATTCTTAGAGTCCCATCCTAAAGTTAAATGGGTAAGTTATCCTGGTTTAGAATCTCACCCAACTTACGAAATCAACAAAAAATACTTGAAAGACAACTTTGCAGGAATCTTAGGATTTGGAGTTGAAGGTGGAGAAGAAGCTGGAAGAAAAGTAATCGAAAAATTAGAATTATTCTCAATACTTGCAAACATCGGAGATGCAAAAAGCCTTGCAATCCACCCAGCAAGTACAACACATCAACAATTAACTCCGGAAGAACAGGAAGCAACTGGAGTAACACCTGACTTCATCAGATTATCCATTGGTTTGGAAGATGCTGATGATTTAATTGAGGATTTAACTCAAGCATTAGATAGTATCTAG
- a CDS encoding transcriptional regulator, whose protein sequence is MKPPCEIVVWYVIPAIRSELAKELLNLGMKQKDVSELMDITQPAVSQYITDKRGSGIKLDENVRQMVKNFAKELADGKATKGQLISRTCAICKHVETVDVLRQLNIDKSELGEDCESCLGSESSKC, encoded by the coding sequence ATGAAACCGCCTTGTGAAATCGTAGTTTGGTATGTAATACCTGCAATTCGATCAGAATTAGCAAAAGAATTATTGAATTTAGGTATGAAACAGAAAGATGTTTCAGAACTTATGGACATAACTCAGCCTGCTGTTTCTCAGTACATTACTGACAAACGTGGTAGTGGAATTAAACTTGATGAAAATGTCAGGCAAATGGTTAAAAACTTTGCAAAAGAATTGGCTGATGGAAAAGCCACCAAAGGACAATTAATTTCAAGAACCTGTGCTATCTGCAAGCATGTTGAAACAGTAGATGTTTTAAGACAACTAAATATTGATAAGTCTGAGCTTGGTGAAGACTGTGAGTCTTGTTTAGGTTCTGAATCTAGCAAGTGTTAA